A portion of the Hydractinia symbiolongicarpus strain clone_291-10 chromosome 10, HSymV2.1, whole genome shotgun sequence genome contains these proteins:
- the LOC130612783 gene encoding zinc finger protein 34-like, with protein MSGNDIIFPGNLKLLFDLKLTWTNTTRTIVSNIGKSLVKNLRLTLNEGINPNDGAIRALQVKATGHRVYTTDFFFNGRYALFIEFRASPDHILHGSGRPLQRLSDGITLHITKKADGNFMAYVYLLQDAQLNILEEANTTNNMEESKSCSKYKHVWALDAFKVLKNGQRTKQCICCLHKAKRQLTKNKCPHDRIRCHCKECGGGSICPQQRLRSKCKESGRSQICPHQRQRSHCKECRGSQICPYQRDRSYCKDCGGSQICPHQRQRSQCKECGGSKICTHQRQRAFCKDCGSSQICPHQRQRGQSKECGRRQICPHQRERSRCKECGGSHIRPHQRKKYRCKDCKKGKQ; from the exons ATGTCGGGCAACGATATCATCTTTCCGGGTAATCTCAAGCTTCTATTTGATCTGAAGCTGACGTGGACCAACACGACACGTACCATTGTTAGTAACATTGGTAAAAGCCTGGTAAAGAATCTACGTCTCACCTTGAACG agggcatcaATCCTAACGACGGGGCCATCAGGGCCCTGCAAGTCAAGGCAACTGGTCAT CGGGTTTATAcgacagatttttttttcaatggaaGGTATGCCCTCTTCATCGAATTTCGGGCGTCTCCCGATCATATCCTACATGGTAGTGGAAGACCTCTACAACGTCTAAGTGATGGGATTACCCTACATATCACTAAAAAAGCAGACGGAAATTTCATGGCTTACGTGTATTTGCTTCAAGACGCCCAGCTTAATATCTTGGAGG AGGCAAACACAACAAACAATATGGAAGAAAGCAAAAGTTGCTCAAAATACAAGCACGTGTGGGCCCTGGATGCATTTAAGGTGTTGAAAAATGGTCAACGAACAAAACAGTGCATATGCTGCCTTCATAAAGCCAAACGGCAGCTTACAAAAAACAAGTGCCCTCATGATAGGATAAGATGCCACTGCAAGGAGTGTGGGGGTGGAAGCATTTGCCCCCAACAAAGGCTAAGATCCAAGTGTAAAGAAAGTGGGAGAAGTCAAATATGCCCCCATCAAAGACAGAGATCCCACTGTAAGGAATGTCGGGGAAGCCAAATTTGCCCCTATCAAAGGGATAGGTCCTATTGTAAAGATTGTGGTGGAAGTCAAATTTGTCCCCATCAAAGGCAGAGATCTCAATGTAAGGAGTGTGGTGGTAGTAAAATATGTACGCATCAAAGGCAGAGGGCCTTTTGTAAAGACTGTGGCAGTAGTCAAATTTGTCCCCATCAAAGGCAGAGGGGACAAAGTAAGGAGTGTGGGAGAAGGCAAATTTGTCCCCATCAAAGGGAGAGATCCAGGTGTAAAGAGTGTGGCGGAAGTCATATACGTCCGCATCAAAGGAAGAAGTATCGATGCAAAGACTGTAAGAAGGGTAAACAATAA
- the LOC130612292 gene encoding uncharacterized protein LOC130612292 produces MDFAKNQKRRKSLDEALINPLKSIIGAARGRRTIQDDGDNIKLDGYFSAIRRQRQSSDHDLKRQLQDPSVQERLRLMMSHTSTLKDEIFDIDEKLKIEKYLIRNSTGRKSKSDVLKILKENIGNAEISSPKEAKKNERKSGHRRRKSENEILSILRHSPLNSPSLTRSLSFENESKKNVIADKTVEKLRKKSKHKRTKSENEALVTSYVRCTSTRTSSLLEKSLQDTEPKNHSESESEPIKVDRSIKGRILNALSRSSSFKDKETGDENHDKKQTNKDDPAKIDKSLKERIKNVIGRSSSFKESKGKNGPEDDSRKRSGSENEVGKTKKERTVNRRSRSSSFKNSKEKLSEGDTDDSLGLEGYVTNSRRQRRKSENELKDLLPENATVNFCRNSVARSSSTNESNTRKRMPGIVRRLSRQKVQNKDNSIDVDDDETSSEPDVLGSPRPSPTNSVNNETNDANLSSTNSPSLQYKNGYLRNKDTILQGKNKQNETIRKMSVPIVNRSMSVGDVLAGAKINDKQSPLKGNIHRQYSLREERSKYLSTVAPSPLILRASHEQLISTYDKKYDMNFVRDSPKKKRKIPFVNRMQKISSDSNNSQKFDNKRLEKLVSDILEAKMRNLTYDHKSSNDRCRLLSKNIEIAIKERLLASTHEYKIIALVYIGETKDCGIGFATQCSYEPSEDLYATATYEGETLFVCACVMASLIPESIAEIME; encoded by the coding sequence ATGGATTTTGCTAAAAATCAAAAGCGCAGAAAAAGTCTGGACGAAGCTTTGATAAACCCGTTAAAGTCCATCATCGGTGCTGCTCGTGGACGACGGACCATACAAGATGACGGCGATAATATAAAATTAGACGGATATTTTAGTGCAATTAGACGGCAACGTCAAAGTAGTGACCACGACTTAAAGCGACAACTTCAAGATCCGTCAGTACAAGAACGACTTCGCTTGATGATGTCACATACATCGACGTTAAAGGATGAAATATTCGACATTgacgaaaaattaaaaattgagaaatACTTGATCCGTAACTCCACTGGGAGAAAAAGCAAAAgtgatgttttaaaaatattaaaagaaaatatcgGAAATGCTGAAATAAGCTCACCTAAAGAAGCAAAGAAAAACGAGAGAAAATCGGGACATCGTCGCAGAAAAAGCGAAAATGAAATACTCTCGATTTTGCGACATTCACCGTTGAATTCTCCGTCATTGACACGATCGCTATCGTTTGAAAACGAATCGAAAAAGAACGTGATTGCCGACAAAACCGTCGAGAAACTACGAAAGAAATCGAAACACAAAAGGACGAAAAGTGAGAATGAGGCCCTTGTTACGAGTTATGTCCGTTGTACATCGACACGAACAAGCTCGCTTCTTGAGAAGTCGTTACAAGATACGGAACCTAAGAATCACTCAGAAAGCGAAAGCGAACCGATAAAAGTCGATCGTTCTATAAAAGGTCGAATCTTAAATGCGTTATCTCGATCGTCTTCTTTTAAAGATAAGGAGACTGGAGACGAGAATCacgataaaaaacaaacaaataaagatGATCCTGCGAAAATCGATAAGTCGCttaaagagcgtataaagaatgTCATAGGTCGATCGTCATCGTTCAAGGAATCAAAAGGAAAAAATGGCCCAGAGGATGATTCTCGTAAAAGATCGGGAAGTGAAAATGAAGTGGGAAAAACGAAGAAAGAGCGAACAGTGAATAGAAGAAGCAGATCTTCTTCGTTTAAAAACTCGAAAGAAAAATTATCTGAGGGAGATACTGATGATAGTTTGGGTTTAGAAGGTTATGTAACTAATTCGAGAAGACAACGAAGAAAAAGCGAAAACGAATTGAAAGATTTGCTTCCTGAAAACGCAACAGTCAATTTTTGTCGCAATTCTGTTGCACGTTCATCATCGACAAACGAATCAAACACGAGAAAACGAATGCCTGGTATCGTACGACGCTTGTCTAGACAGAAGGTGCAAAATAAGGACAACTCGATTGATGTTGACGATGACGAAACGTCATCCGAACCTGATGTCTTAGGATCGCCACGTCCATCGCCGACAAACtctgttaacaatgaaacgaatgatgCGAATTTAAGTTCTACCAACAGTCCTTCGCTGCAATATAAAAATGGATACTTGCGTAATAAGGATACCATCTTGCaaggtaaaaataaacaaaatgaaaccATCAGGAAAATGAGTGTTCCTATTGTCAACAGAAGTATGTCTGTCGGTGACGTTCTTGCTGGTGCGAAAATAAACGATAAGCAAAGTCCTTTAAAAGGGAATATTCACAGACAGTACAGCTTAAGAGAAGAAAGATCAAAATACCTCAGTACAGTTGCTCCAAGCCCCCTTATACTAAGGGCGAGTCACGAACAGTTAATTTCTACTTATGACAAAAAATACGACATGAACTTTGTTAGAGACTCtccaaaaaagaagagaaaaatccCGTTTGTTAATCGCATGCAAAAGATCTCGTCGGACTCTaataattcgcaaaaatttgacAATAAACGACTGGAAAAGTTGGTGTCAGATATTTTAGAGGCTAAGATGAGAAATTTAACTTACGATCACAAAAGTTCAAACGACAGGTGTCGCTTGCTAAGTAAAAATATCGAAATTGCAATCAAAGAAAGATTGCTTGCTTCGACACATGAATACAAAATTATTGCACTTGTTTACATCGGAGAAACAAAGGATTGTGGGATTGGGTTTGCTACTCAATGTTCTTATGAACCCTCCGAAGATTTGTATGCAACAGCAACTTATGAGGGCGAAACCTTGTTTGTTTGCGCATGCGTAATGGCATCTTTAATACCAGAATCCATAGCGGAGATTATGGAATAA
- the LOC130612552 gene encoding methylated-DNA--protein-cysteine methyltransferase-like — translation MSCVVQKYIITSPIGKILIESCVKGLHFVKQNEYTTDELFKPDKRIHVDLVEEESDKLNEIILSTIKWFRVYFTDPLEASRLSLPNICVASNQGSFREIVWLALAESVKAGETISYGELAKLVMKPGASRAVGSAMSNNPISIIVPCHRVIKSDGSLGNYAKGCRNNVKKWLLEYEGAISNVK, via the exons ATGAGTTGTGTTGTGCAAAAATACATCATTACGTCACCTATTGGCAAAATTTTGATCGAATCTTGTGTTAAAGGTCTTCATTTTGTGAAGCAGAATGAATACACAACAGATGAACTTTTTAAACCAGACAAAAG AATACACGTAGATTTAGTGGAAGAAGAATCAGACAAACTtaacgaaatcattttaagCACGATAAAATGGTTTCgagtatattttacagacccactAGAAGCATCTCGTTTATCACTACCAAACATATGTGTCGCTTCAAACCAAG GTTCATTTCGAGAGATTGTTTGGTTAGCGTTGGCTGAAAGTGTCAAAGCAGGTGAAACTATATCTTACGGAGAGTTGGCTAAACTAGTTATGAAACCAG GGGCGTCAAGAGCTGTCGGCAGTGCGATGTCAAATAATCCGATCTCAATTATCGTCCCTTGTCATCGTGTCATTAAAAGTGACGGTAGTTTGGGTAATTACGCCAAAGGATGTCGGAACAATGTCAAGAAATGGCTGTTGGAATACGAAGGAGCCATAAGTAATGTGAAATAA
- the LOC130612551 gene encoding DNA-directed RNA polymerase III subunit RPC4-like, which yields MAEDKKNIDRKLSSLSRFGLRGRGSGAGPSRLPSLKPARDLTLGGTPKRTFTPNIVARGVKKEEVKDSKDPRHKRERGRGRGFRGRGRGRGRGEIISTSSIFSQGPAAQQTLARALTGGSSFFGGGGQNRDDGPTSSKATIHNIKGTQEDDVDSNKVFEMLEEEGKIEINENNGGLMPITLPLASKLVHKIKQDDVKTESELSQDEDEKKPVKKEFKKPVAKTQETLPIVEMTDLFKPGAPEGKLFFLQLPDTLPIKPLSHEDDDIKIESSTKTETSHDDIEEHLKRFTFQNVSEGYIGKLRIYESGKATMQLGNVALNVSLGTPCGFLQDLVSIHSEKDPAEMICLGHVNHRFIAVPDYESLLGGEEDTDDDS from the coding sequence ATGGCGgaggataaaaaaaatattgacagaAAGCTATCATCGCTAAGTCGTTTTGGACTAAGGGGTCGTGGTAGTGGTGCTGGTCCATCAAGACTACCATCTTTAAAGCCTGCACGGGATCTAACATTGGGAGGTACAccaaaaagaacttttacaCCTAATATTGTTGCTAGAGgtgttaaaaaagaagaagttaAAGATAGTAAAGATCCACGTCATAAAAGAGAGAGAGGTAGAGGCCGTGGTTTTAGAGGGCGTGGAAGAGGGAGAGGCAGGGGTGAAATAATTTCCACATCTAGTATATTTTCACAAGGACCTGCAGCTCAACAAACTTTAGCACGAGCCCTTACGGGTGGCAGTAGTTTTTTTGGAGGAGGTGGTCAAAATAGAGATGATGGACCAACCAGCTCAAAAGCCACCATTCATAATATTAAAGGGACACAAGAAGATGACGTTGATTCAAATAAAGTATTTGAAATGCTTGAAGAAGAAggaaaaattgaaatcaacgaAAACAATGGTGGACTAATGCCAATAACTTTACCACTTGCATCCAAGTTAGTTCATAAAATTAAACAAGATGATGTAAAAACTGAAAGTGAATTAAGTCAAGACGAAGATGAGAAGAAACCTGTTAAAAAGGAATTCAAAAAACCTGTTGCAAAAACACAAGAGACATTACCTATTGTAGAAATGACTGACTTGTTTAAGCCTGGGGCACCTgaaggaaaattatttttcttgcaaCTTCCAGATACGTTACCAATCAAACCATTGTCACACGAGGATGACGATATAAAAATAGAATCCAGTACAAAAACTGAAACCAGTCATGATGACATTGAAGAACATTTAAAGAGATTTACATTTCAAAATGTCTCCGAGGGTTATATAGGTAAACTACGGATTTATGAATCAGGAAAAGCAACAATGCAACTTGGAAATGTTGCATTAAATGTCTCTCTAGGAACTCCATGCGGTTTTTTACAAGACTTAGTTTCTATTCACTCTGAAAAGGACCCTGCTGAAATGATATGTCTAGGCCATGTAAATCATAGATTCATTGCCGTTCCAGATTATGAGTCGTTATTAGGAGGAGAGGAAGACACGGATGATGATTCGTAG